The region CCGCGACTGTTTCCGACCGTTCATGCGTGCGGTCTCTGACGTGCCGGGCTACAAAGGTCCGACCGTCGAGTTCAGGGACTGGGACTCGCGGCGGAAGTATGCCGTGGATCCGGACCAGTGGAAGCCGATCCGGAACGCGCAGATGAAGCGCGCGCGGGAGAAGCGCGCGAAGCAGAGCGGAGGCGATAGTTCGCGCGACCAGCACCGCGAGCTGAAGACGACCCAGCAGGTGGACATCGAGCGGCTCGCGAAGGCGGGCGTGCCCGTTAAGGAAACCAAGAAGTATCGGGCCGAGCCGGAGAAGGGCGAGGTCGAGATTTTCTCGCGCAGCGGATGGGCACGTGCCATCGATCCTGCAGCTTTGCTCGAAGCAATCGACCCGTCGAGTCTCGCCATCCGGAAGTCGACTGACAAGTACTCGAGCAGCGGCATCATCGTTGTGACGACCGACAACGCGGCCGTCGAAAAAGCGAGGGAAGCATACCTCGCCGCGCTCAAGGAGTCGGCTCAGGCTGCGTGCGCGAAGGTGCTGGCACGGCTGACGCCCGACGTTCTCGAGCAATACTCCGTCGCTGGTCCGGGCGTCGTACACCTGACGCGCAACCTCTTGCTTCGAGGCGAAGCCTCCAGCATGGGCACGCTGGCGCTGGCGCTGGCGCTCAGGCTCGGGCCGGCCATGGAGGTGGACGACTACGACGTGCAATTCTCCGTCGTCACGCGCGATGACGCGGAAATCCTGCTGTCGGCCACGGCGGCCGTCGCCTCGCTCAAACTCGGCCTGCCAGACACGTACTCGATTACCAACTCGGTCTCCGCCAAGCGGAATAAGATTCGGTTTCTCCTGCCCGAGAAGACGAGCAAGAATCAGCAGAAGCGCGAGGCGCGCGCGCGTGGCGAACGGGTCGGAGATCCTTCGCGCGCGCCGGCGGCGGTGGCCACAGCGTGAGCGCGGGGTCGAGGAAGAAACGTCGCCGGCTCGAGGAGCCGAAGTGCATCCGCTGCGGATGCACTGAGCGCATGGCGTGCCCGGGCGGGTGCGCGTGGGTCAGCAAGAAACCACCGATCTGCTCGTCCTGCGCGACCGCGGCCGAGCTCAACCGGGCGCTGCGCCGTGGCTGAGGCGTCCGTGGCGCCGATCGATCGCGATCAGCGCATTGCGCTGTCGAGACTGCGCCTGGCTGTCGGCGGGAAGCTGTCCCGCGCGATGCGGCTCATACCGCTCATCGATCCGAGCAAGGGAGAGCGCGACGCCGCAGGGGACGAGCTGGAGAACATCCTGCTGAGTATTACGTGCGAGGACTTGGCCTACCTGACGCCGCCCGCTTCTGACGAGCAGGTAAGGACTCTCGCCGACCAGCGCGCCGAGGCGCTCAGGGCCGCGAGGCTCGATGTCGTCGTCGAGCGCATCGCCGTGCGCGCGCAGAGGCTCGGTCACATGATCGCGATCGGTGCCTCGCGTTCGTTCATCGATATGGCTGGTTATGAGACTTCCCTCCGCGTGGTCGTTGACGAGCTGTGCGCGCGAGCCCCCTTCGATGGCACCGAGGAGGCAACGTCGTGATCGAGAAAGAGACGGGGATGTATTTGATCGCCCCGGGCACGCAGCCGTCCGAGTGCAGCTCGTGCCGGCAGCGCATCTACTTCGTCGAGCACACGCCGAAGCCCAAGCGGAAGGGCGACGTCCCGCGCAGCAAGCCGCTCCCGATCTCGGTCAAGCACGTGTTCGCGATCGAGCCGACGCGGACGACCTACGGCCGCGGGATCAGTCACTTCGCGGACTGTCCGAACGCGCCGCGCCATCTGAAAACCGCGCCGATCGCGCGGCAGCCTGCGGACAGCCCCGTGCACGCCAGGCTAGAGCTCACCCAATGACGATGACAGCGTGGAACGAAACGGTCTTGACGACCATCAATGCCGTCACGTGCTGCAGTTGCGGAGTCCTGTTCGGGCTCGAGAACGGGCACCAAGCGCGCCTACGAAAATCTCACGAAGGGTTCTACTGCCCGAACGGCCATATCCAGTACTACCTCGCTCAGACGGAGATCGAGCGGAAGGCCTGGCAGCTCGCGCGCGATCTCGAGAACACCGAGCGCTGCCTGAAGTACGCCAGGGAGGGTGCCGCTAAGGTCCGGCTGCAGCGCGATGCGGCTAATCGCTCAGTAACGGCGCGGAAAGGCGTGATCACCAAGATGAAGCGCAGGGCCAAGGCTGGGCGCTGCCCCTGTTGCTCGGAGGTATTCAAGAACCTCCGTGCCCACATGAAAACCAACCACCCGAAGTACGAGCCGGAGAAGCATGTCGCGGCCCTGGAGAGACAGCGGTAATGGATCTCGCCCAGGTGATCGCCGACGCGCGGGAAGAGGTGTCGGTGCTCCGGCGCACCGGCCACGGCCAGCAAGCCGAATACGTCGAGAAGCTGCTCGATAGCGTGTACGCCGCGGCTGAGGACTACATCACGTGGCTGCCCGAGCCAGCGGCAGTGCTCAAGTCCGGGCTTTCGGTGAAGACGCTGCACCGCCGGTGGCGAGAGCTGCTCGAGACGGATAATGCTCGCTTCAACTCGAAGGGCGAGCGCGAGTACCGGAGCTCTGCGATCCCGAACCGCCCCGACGTCGCCGCGGCGCGTGCAGCTGGCCGCGCGATCGCCGCCGGCGAGTTGAAGAGGGCGTCGTGACAGTCGCGCGTATGTGGAATTGGATTCGCTGTCACTTGTTCGAGGACCACCACTGGACGAGCAAGGCGGCACAGGGTGTGAAGCCGAGCGAGGATGAGCTGCGTGATGGTTTGGCGGGCTTCGAGCGCTACGCGCGGATTTTCTGCGCAAGGTGCGGCAGCCAATGGGGGGGGCCGCGGTGACGCCGAAGAAGCTCTTCCAGTTCGGCCAGCCGCGGCGCGCCGGCTACGTCCGTGCGGTTCGCGAGCGGGTTCGCGGCCGCGACATGATCCGCGTGCTCTGGAAGGACGCGGCCGGCCGGCACGCGCAGTCGTTCGACGACACGCGGAAGGGGTTGGCGGAGGCGAAGGCTTTCGCGCAGGGCGTGCACGAGCAGGTGACAACGCCGGCGAGGACTGAGATCTCGCCGATCTCGCTGCGCGAGCTCTTCGACAAGTACCTCGTCGCCAACATGGATGCGTGGCGGCCGCGGACGCTCGAGCTGCAGAGGCAGCGCTGGGCCAAGTTCGAGCTCTTCGCCGGGAGAGCGACGCCCGCACATCTGATCACCCGGGAGAAGATCGACGAGTTCAAGCGCGCCATGGTGGCCAACGACCACTCGGTCAACCAGGTGAAGATCTCGATCAGCTACGTCACGGCCGTGTTCCGGTGGGGCGTCGATCGCGATCTGATCCCGCCGACCAAGGTAATGTCGTACCGGGCGAAGTTTGGCCGGGACGCAGCGCGCAAGGTCGAGAAGATGGCGGAGTACTCAGCCGACGAGCGCGCCCGCCTCATCGCTCAGTTCTCGCCCCGGGACGCGAACCGGTGGCGCGCGTACGCGCTGACGACGCTGATCGGGCTCTGCGGTCCGCGGCAGCAGGCGGCGCGGAGCCTTGAGTGGCGCGACATCGAGCTCGACGAGCCGGTGTTCGTCGAGGATCCGGAGACGAAGGAGCGCCGGCTTCAGTTCGGCGGCAGGATCCACTGGCGCCCCGAGCTGGACAAGATCGGGAGCGAGCGCTGGCAGCCCATGCCCGAGCCGGTCGCCGAGGCATTCTGGGTCGCATACGGCTGGGCGGTCCGCTGGAAGTACATGGGGCGCTGGATCTTCTTCGCGGTGCAGCAGCGCGTTCGCGATCGCGACGAGCCCTGGACCTACCAGGCGGCGGTGAAGATGCTGCACGACGCCGAGGCCCGGTGCACGCCTCCGATCCCGCACATCAGGTTCCGCGCGTACCACGGCTTCAGGCGCGGGATCTCGGGCGACATCTACGATGCGACCGGGAGCGAGAAGGCCGCCGCGGATTGGATCGGCGACAAGTCGATGCGCGTGGTTCGGGACAGCTATCTGCTGCAGCGCGAAGAGGCGCAGCAAAAGACTGCAGCTATGGTGGGTGCCGGCTTTCCGAAGGCCGCTCCGGCGGCGGCCGAGGGAGGAAAAGGGGACGACGATGGCACGGAATAGTAAGCCGGCTCCGAGGGTCGAACTCGGGACCGCTCGATTACGAATCGAGTGCTCTACCACTGAGCTAAGCCGGCGGGCCATACAGCTACCGAAGACGAAAAACGAAACACCCTCAGATACAATCAATCCCGCAGACACCCTGAAAACGGTACGTCGGGAAGGAGGTTACGAGCGTGTATAGCGACACAACCAGTGAGCGGAGTCCTCGGATTGAACCGACGACCGCTCGATTACGAATCGAGTGCTCTACCACTGAGCTACTGTGGCGGGGAACTGAGCGGTTGGCTGTTGGCTGTTGGCTGTTGGCTCTTGGCTAACTGCCCCACAACCGCCGTTACCGTTCCTGTCCTTCCGCTTGGCCAATAGCCAACAGCTAACAGCCAATAGCGCCCTTCACATGCCCTGACGCGGACTCGAACCGCGACGCCTTTCGGCACCACCCCCTCAAGATGGCGTGTCTACCAATTTCACCACCAGGGCATGAACTGCGGTTACTAGTGACTAGTGACTAGTGACTAGTAACTGCTACTACGGGGCTGACGGGGATCGAACCCGCGACCTCCGGTGTGACAGACCGGCACTCTAACCAGCTGAGCTACAGCCCCCAAAAAAAACAGCTAGCAGCTAGCAGCTAGCAGCTAGCAGCTTACAGCAACGACCGTCGTACACCCATCCAGTAGCCCCAAGGGGAATCGAACCCCTCTCTGCACCGTGAAAGGGTGCCGTCCTAACCGATAGACGATGGGGCCGTACGGTTTTCCCCTCGACAGCATCCTGCAACAACATAGCGGTAACGGGATTCGAACCCGTGTTTGAGCCTTGAGAGGGCTCCGTCCTAGTCCCCTAGACGATACCGCCAGGACTGCGGCTATTGGCTATTGGCTATTGGCTTTTTGCTAACAGCCAAGAGCCAACAGCTAACAGCTGGTTTTCAGTACAGGCCCGGCAGGACTTGAACCTGCAACCCCCGGTTTTGGAGACCGGTGCTCTACCAATTGAGCTACGGACCTAACACGGCCTCCAACTTCGACCGCTTCTTTCGAGGGTGGCTGACGGGAATTGAACCCGCAACCCCCGGTGCCACAGACCGGTGCTCTAACCAATTGAGCTACAGCCACCATGGACTAGTCACTAGTCACTAGTCACCTGTCATTCTAAGCCCGCCCGACGGGCGAATCAACCGACGCTACTTCGCCCGATCGAGGTACTCTCCCGTATTCGGGTTCACGCGAATCTTCTCGCCCGTGCCCACGAACTCGGGCACGTTCACCACGACTCCGTTCTCCAGCTTCGCCGGCTTGGCCGACGCCGTCTTCGTCGCGGTCTTCATGACCGGTGAAGTGTCTACGATCTCGAACACCATCGCGTTGGGCAGCTGAATGCCGATCGGCCGGCCGTTGTAGTACTCGGCCTGGATCCGCATCCCCGGCTGCATCCACTGCGCGTTGTCGCCCAGCGCCTCCTCGTCCAGCTCGATCTGGTCGTAGTTCTCGGTGTTCATGAAGTGGTACGTGTCGCCACCCTGGTACATGAACTCGAGATCGTGCGTCTCCATGGACGCCTTCTCCACCGAATCCGACGCGCGGAAGCGGTGCTCGAAGCTCGAGCCGGAACGCAGGTTCTTGAGCTTCGTCTGAATCATCGCGCGCAGATTCCCCGGCGTGTGATGCCGGAACTCGACCACGCGGCACGGCTCGCCGTTGTGGACGAGGACCATACCCCGGCGGATCTGGGTTGCGGGCATTGCCATAGCTGATCTTCCTTCAAAAACGTTAGCTGCACCGCCCGGAGGCGCGTGCAGCGGCCATAAACCAAGACAGCCTTTGAATTTAGCGGATTTTGGGGCGTCCTGCAACCGGGCAGGAGCCCGGTTCTCGCTAGGGCTGGGCCGCCGCCGCGGGAGGCGTCGTACTGACGTGCTTCGACAGCTTCCAGGAACCGTCCGGCTGCCGCCGAAGCGTCACGACGTAGTGGCCGCGAACAGTCTGCGCCGCGCCGTTCGGCGGAGTGACTGTCTGTCTGAATTCGCCGTAATCGTAAGCGACGTCGCCCGACACGACGACTTCCCTCGAATCGACGGTGTCGATCGTGCTGATCGGGAACGACTCGGCCAGCGCCTGCTGAATCGCCGCCCGGCCGCGGGCGGCCGGCGCTTCGGTCGCCACGAAGATGGCGTCGTCGGTGTACATCGCCGCCACCGCCGCGGCATCATCCCTGGCCGCCGCGGCAAGCCATGCATCACGAACAGCCGCGATGTCGGCGCTCGTGGCCGCTGGAGATCCAGTGGTGTCTGACGTGGCGGGAGCCGGCTGCTCGGCACAAGCGAGAAGGGCGAACAGCGGGATGGCGAGTACGGCGCGCTGTGACATTGGTGTCCTCCGCGTGTTGGCGTTTATGCGATGAGCCCCGTGAGTTGTCGCCAGGGCGCTCCAATATGCATTCGCCGGTTACGGCTCGCCAGCCGGCGCGAGCACCGGGTCGCCGGGCCGTCCGCCGAGACAAATGTCACCGCCAGGAAGGACCCTAGCGATTCGTGTCCAGGACGGACCCGGGGCTGTAGCGGGTGGTGATGAAAACCGCGGCGCACGCGTCACCGACGGCTTCGATCGGGAGCTGCGAGGCGCCGCGGTACACCTCGATCGTCTCAATCTCGCTGGTCTTCAACTCCCCGAGCACATCCAACCCGAGGCGCTGCCCGTCGACAAACACGGCAAACCATGTGTAGGCTGGACCGGAGGTTCGAATTGCGGTCCCGGTGCATCTAGCCACCCTGAGGTATGGCTCCATTCCCCTGGGACTGAGGCGATATCCCAGAGTGATCCCGGCCACCGATGACACCAGCTCGGAGACCTGGCTGCGACCGGATCGCTCGATGTCTTCTCGCGTGAAATACGACCCCGGCTTCTTCGCCCGCCGTTCGTAGAAGTCGTCGAACTTGCCGGTATGTCGGTACCGCGCCGGCTTGCCGTAGGCCATCGTGGCCTGCACGGTCACCGTGTCCAGCTGCGGCACGACTTGCCGGAGCCGCAGCTGGACGGTGCGTGTCGTTCCGCTTTGCAGAAGCAGCAGCGTGTCCAGCGGCGCGTGCCCAAGCGCGCGCACCCGCAGCCGCACCTGGCCCCAGGGAGCGGCCGTGAAGCTGAACCGGCCGTCCGTGTCGGTTCGCGTGCTCAAGTCGCCCGACGCGATGGAGACCGCGACGTCACCCAGCGGATCGCCCGCTTCGCTCAGCACCACGCCGTGCAGCTCCGAGGTCGTCGCCTGGGAGCTGCCCTCGGCAGCACCGACGATCAGGGCCGCGCAGAAAACGGCCGCCGACCAGCGACTAATACCACGCGCGGGAGCGACAGGACCGGGCATATGACCTCCGCTCAGACGATGTGACCACGCCAAACGACCCGCAAGTGCTAATCCCCGCCGGCGCTCTCCGCTCTCTCCACCACCGGCCTGAGCGCCTTCCAGACGTTCGCGGCTACCAGCTCGGCGCCGCGCCGGTTGGGATGAATTCCGTCGGCCTGGTTCAGCTCGGGCAATCCCGCGACGCCGTCCAGGAGAAACGGCGCGAGCGCCACTTCCTCATCCCGCGCGACGGCGGCGTACATCGCGCGAAAGCGGCGCACGTAACCGATGCCGTAGTTGGGCGGCGCCTCCATCTGCACCAGCACGATCTCCGCGCGCGGCTGCGCCGCCCTGATCCGGGCGATGATCCGCTCGAGGTTCGCGCGCGTCGAGTCGGGATCGAGCCCGCGCAGCGCGTCGTTCGCGCCCGTCTCTATCACGATGACGTCCGCGGGAGCGCGGAGGATCCAGTCCATCCGCCGGAGCGCGCCGGCGGACGTCTCGCCGCTCAGCCCCGCGTTCGTCGCTTCGATCGGCACTCCGTCCGACTCGGCCAATCGCGCGACGACCGACGGATACGCCAGCTCCGGCGTCAGCCCGTACCCAGCGGTGAGACTGGTCCCGACGAATAACACCTTCGTCCCACCCGCGCGCGCGACGCCCGCGGCCGAAGCGGTGTCGCGGCTTTCGCGCGCGCTCACCTGCCCCGCATCCGCGCGCGCGGTATTCTTGTCATCTGGCGCGCACGCCGCGCATGCCGCGACCACCGCAACCATCACGATCCCAAGGGTTCTCATGCTCGTCGCTACCAACCTCACGAAGGAATACCAGAGCGGATCATCAAGCTTAACAGCGCTGCGGGACGTCAGCTTCAGCGTCCCGCAGGGCGACCTCGTCGCGATTTCCGGACCGTCCGGCAGCGGCAAGACCACGCTGCTCGGCCTGCTCGCCGGATTGGATACACCGACGCGGGGCACTGTGGTCCTCGACGGCGACGACATCACGGCGATGTCCGAGGACGGACGCGCCAGGCTGCGCGGCGCCAAGGTCGGGTTCGTCTTTCAGAGCTTTCAGCTTATCCCCGCACTGACGGCGCTGGAGAACGTGCAGGTCCCGCTCGAGCTGCGCGGCGAGCGCGACGCCGCCCTTCGCGCGCGGGAGCTGCTCGCCCGCGTGGGGCTGGGCAAGCGCGGCAGCCACTTCCCCGCCC is a window of Gemmatimonadaceae bacterium DNA encoding:
- a CDS encoding ParB/RepB/Spo0J family partition protein — protein: MTKAAVTTADYASDEIVYIPLKQIYPDPEQPRAHADDELRASIESQGIIQAITVRPHPVLGESWMIVDGERRWRSAPAGTDMPCRIRLDLEDADDRLITQVTANTGKPLSPIEQARAFKKILDVSEDLTQVDLAKRLGVPRSTIGDRIRLLEIYPAWVQLIEEGKLQISHAPAMHRMREVPEKYQLEAVQRLLSKGSGYGLGLDIAKGEPIRIDLFESRLRDCFRPFMRAVSDVPGYKGPTVEFRDWDSRRKYAVDPDQWKPIRNAQMKRAREKRAKQSGGDSSRDQHRELKTTQQVDIERLAKAGVPVKETKKYRAEPEKGEVEIFSRSGWARAIDPAALLEAIDPSSLAIRKSTDKYSSSGIIVVTTDNAAVEKAREAYLAALKESAQAACAKVLARLTPDVLEQYSVAGPGVVHLTRNLLLRGEASSMGTLALALALRLGPAMEVDDYDVQFSVVTRDDAEILLSATAAVASLKLGLPDTYSITNSVSAKRNKIRFLLPEKTSKNQQKREARARGERVGDPSRAPAAVATA
- the efp gene encoding elongation factor P, whose amino-acid sequence is MAMPATQIRRGMVLVHNGEPCRVVEFRHHTPGNLRAMIQTKLKNLRSGSSFEHRFRASDSVEKASMETHDLEFMYQGGDTYHFMNTENYDQIELDEEALGDNAQWMQPGMRIQAEYYNGRPIGIQLPNAMVFEIVDTSPVMKTATKTASAKPAKLENGVVVNVPEFVGTGEKIRVNPNTGEYLDRAK
- a CDS encoding SgcJ/EcaC family oxidoreductase — its product is MSQRAVLAIPLFALLACAEQPAPATSDTTGSPAATSADIAAVRDAWLAAAARDDAAAVAAMYTDDAIFVATEAPAARGRAAIQQALAESFPISTIDTVDSREVVVSGDVAYDYGEFRQTVTPPNGAAQTVRGHYVVTLRRQPDGSWKLSKHVSTTPPAAAAQP
- a CDS encoding carboxypeptidase regulatory-like domain-containing protein, producing MPGPVAPARGISRWSAAVFCAALIVGAAEGSSQATTSELHGVVLSEAGDPLGDVAVSIASGDLSTRTDTDGRFSFTAAPWGQVRLRVRALGHAPLDTLLLLQSGTTRTVQLRLRQVVPQLDTVTVQATMAYGKPARYRHTGKFDDFYERRAKKPGSYFTREDIERSGRSQVSELVSSVAGITLGYRLSPRGMEPYLRVARCTGTAIRTSGPAYTWFAVFVDGQRLGLDVLGELKTSEIETIEVYRGASQLPIEAVGDACAAVFITTRYSPGSVLDTNR
- a CDS encoding arylesterase — protein: MRTLGIVMVAVVAACAACAPDDKNTARADAGQVSARESRDTASAAGVARAGGTKVLFVGTSLTAGYGLTPELAYPSVVARLAESDGVPIEATNAGLSGETSAGALRRMDWILRAPADVIVIETGANDALRGLDPDSTRANLERIIARIRAAQPRAEIVLVQMEAPPNYGIGYVRRFRAMYAAVARDEEVALAPFLLDGVAGLPELNQADGIHPNRRGAELVAANVWKALRPVVERAESAGGD
- a CDS encoding ABC transporter ATP-binding protein, with product MLVATNLTKEYQSGSSSLTALRDVSFSVPQGDLVAISGPSGSGKTTLLGLLAGLDTPTRGTVVLDGDDITAMSEDGRARLRGAKVGFVFQSFQLIPALTALENVQVPLELRGERDAALRARELLARVGLGKRGSHFPAQLSGGEQQRVAIARAFANSPRILFADEPTGNLDGVTGEMIMDTVVELNRESGTTVIVVTHEQTVASRACRLIRLSDGALVEDRSI